In Cherax quadricarinatus isolate ZL_2023a chromosome 91, ASM3850222v1, whole genome shotgun sequence, a single window of DNA contains:
- the RpL9 gene encoding large ribosomal subunit protein uL6 yields the protein MKTIITSQSVTIPKTIQVSVKKRVVTVKGPRGTLRRSFRDMKVDMKAHKRKKGTVVSVDKWFGNRKEVAAVRTVCSHISNMVTGVSVGFQYKMRAVYAHFPINCVISNNNKTVEIRNFLGEKYIRKVDMAPGVTISASAKQKDEFVVEGNCLESVSQTAARIQQSTTVKHKDIRKFLDGIYVSEKGHVVEQD from the exons ATGAAGACCATCATCACTTCTCAGTCGGTGACCATTCCTAAAACCATCCAAGTTTCTGTAAAGAAACGTGTGGTGACAGTCAAGGGCCCCAGAGGTACCCTTCGTCGATCTTTTCGGGACATGAAAGTGGACATGAAG GCACACAAAAGGAAGAAGGGCACCGTTGTCTCAGTGGATAAATGGTTTGGAAATCGTAAGGAGGTTGCTGCTGTCCGCACGGTGTGCAGCCACATTTCTAACATGGTCACTGGTGTTTCTGTT GGTTTCCAATACAAGATGCGGGCAGTATACGCCCATTTCCCCATTAACTGCGtgatctccaacaacaacaagactGTTGAAATCCGTAACTTCTTGGGGGAGAAGTACATCCGAAAAGTAGACATGGCACCAGGTGTCACCATCTCGGCCTCAGCCAAGCAAAAGGACGAGTTTGTTGTTGAAGGCAATTGTTTGGAGTCTGTTTCCCAGACTG ctgcACGCATTCAGCAGAGTACTACTGTGAAGCACAAGGATATCCGCAAGTTCTTGGATGGAATCTATGTGTCAGAAAAGGGACATGTTGTGGAGCAAGACTAA